In the genome of Megalops cyprinoides isolate fMegCyp1 chromosome 7, fMegCyp1.pri, whole genome shotgun sequence, one region contains:
- the bhlhe23 gene encoding class E basic helix-loop-helix protein 23 gives MNVGEENLLKSISNDTLLDLTQRYGQSTFGYGASHGAGSPGRYPLTPAADFLSGQTAKSTESGGEQTSDDDDAFDPLDPRKRSSGFDDDKHSGSLAKKPKEQRSLRLSINARERRRMHDLNDALDGLRSVIPYAHSPSVRKLSKIATLLLAKNYILMQAQALEEMRRLVAYLNQGQTITSPIPTALAPFGQAAVYPFSGTALATCAEKCTSYSGTPSSLFKHCNDKP, from the coding sequence atgaacgtTGGGGAAGAGAATCTGCTGAAATCGATCAGCAACGACACTTTGCTGGATCTGACTCAGCGCTACGGGCAGTCAACGTTCGGCTACGGTGCTAGCCATGGTGCTGGAAGTCCTGGACGCTATCCCCTTACGCCGGCTGCTGATTTCCTCAGTGGACAGACAGCGAAGTCGACTGAGAGCGGCGGGGAGCAGACCAGCGACGACGACGACGCTTTCGACCCTCTAGATCCCAGGAAGAGAAGTTCGGGGTTCGACGACGACAAACATTCGGGATCCCTCGCCAAGAAGCCCAAAGAGCAGAGGTCGCTGCGCCTGAGCATCAACGCACGGGAGCGCAGACGAATGCACGACCTCAATGACGCCTTAGACGGCCTGAGGTCCGTGATCCCTTACGCTCACAGTCCCTCCGTGCGAAAACTATCCAAAATAGCGACTTTGCTGCTGGCGAAGAACTATATCCTCATGCAGGCGCAAGCTCTGGAGGAAATGCGAAGGCTGGTGGCTTATTTGAACCAGGGACAAACCATTACGTCGCCCATTCCGACGGCACTGGCTCCATTTGGACAAGCAGCTGTGTACCCTTTCTCGGGGACAGCTCTAGCCACCTGCGCCGAGAAATGCACTTCTTACTCCGGAACACCTTCGAGTCTCTTCAAACACTGCAACGACAAGCCTTGA